A genomic region of Bosea sp. 124 contains the following coding sequences:
- a CDS encoding glycerophosphodiester phosphodiesterase codes for MMTKTLLTASIAACLGLAALAPQAGLAQTATPTLFGQKPLIVGHRGASGYRPEHTLESYKLAIEQGADFIEPDLVATKDGVLVARHEPVMSGTTDVANRPEFASRKTTRKLDGIETTDWFAGDFTLAEIKTLRARQAFADRDPSHDGKYEIPTFQEIIDLAKSESARLGRTIGIYPETKHPIFHAAIGLPLEDRLLDALKAAGWTDKSSPVIIQSFETANLKYLRGKTQVRLSQLVDGDGVDKDGRVSLAAPFDKPYDLVVLGDKRSFQDLLSAEGLKEIATYADIVAPWKPYLMAGKQVIGDDGKPQDINKDGVIDERDRVLLPPTDVVKNAHAAGLLVHSWTFRSEPKRLASNFNGDPAAEYKAFLALGIDGLFSDFPDVAVKARDGK; via the coding sequence ATGATGACGAAGACCCTCCTCACCGCCAGCATTGCAGCCTGCCTCGGCCTTGCAGCGCTCGCGCCCCAGGCCGGCCTGGCCCAGACCGCCACGCCCACGCTTTTCGGCCAGAAGCCGCTGATCGTCGGCCATCGCGGCGCCAGCGGCTACCGCCCCGAGCACACGCTCGAATCCTACAAGCTCGCGATCGAACAGGGTGCCGACTTCATCGAGCCCGATCTCGTGGCGACGAAGGACGGCGTGCTGGTCGCGCGCCACGAGCCCGTGATGAGCGGCACGACCGACGTCGCAAACCGCCCCGAATTCGCCAGCCGCAAGACCACCCGCAAGCTCGACGGCATCGAGACGACCGACTGGTTCGCCGGTGATTTCACCCTGGCCGAGATCAAGACGCTGCGCGCCAGGCAGGCCTTCGCCGATCGCGACCCGTCGCATGACGGCAAATACGAGATCCCGACCTTCCAGGAGATCATCGACCTCGCCAAGTCGGAGAGCGCCCGCCTCGGCCGGACCATCGGCATCTATCCCGAGACCAAGCACCCGATCTTCCATGCCGCGATCGGCCTGCCACTCGAAGACCGCCTGCTCGATGCGCTCAAGGCCGCCGGCTGGACCGACAAGTCCTCGCCCGTCATCATCCAGAGCTTCGAGACGGCCAATCTCAAATATCTGCGTGGCAAGACGCAGGTGCGGCTCAGCCAGCTCGTCGATGGCGATGGCGTCGACAAGGATGGCCGCGTCAGCCTCGCGGCGCCCTTCGACAAGCCTTATGATTTGGTCGTGCTCGGCGACAAGCGCAGCTTCCAGGATCTGCTCTCAGCCGAAGGGCTGAAAGAGATCGCGACCTATGCCGACATCGTCGCCCCCTGGAAGCCCTATCTGATGGCGGGCAAGCAGGTCATCGGCGACGACGGCAAGCCGCAGGACATCAACAAGGACGGCGTCATCGACGAGCGCGACCGCGTCCTGTTGCCGCCGACGGATGTGGTGAAGAACGCCCATGCGGCTGGCCTCCTCGTCCATAGCTGGACCTTCCGTAGCGAGCCGAAGCGGCTGGCCTCCAATTTCAACGGCGACCCCGCGGCCGAATACAAGGCCTTCCTGGCGCTCGGCATCGACGGTCTCTTCTCCGATTTCCCGGACGTGGCCGTGAAGGCGCGCGACGGCAAGTAG
- a CDS encoding RsmB/NOP family class I SAM-dependent RNA methyltransferase has translation MTPAARISAAIEVLDEIIQRRRPASDALKDWGLSRRFAGSKDRAAIASLVYDALRRKSSSAFAMGAETPRALVLGMLARLRGHSVEEIAALCSGENHAPLPLSADERASLSTLAFDGAADWIRADVPEWLWPAFATGFGSDAVGEGQALAGRAPIDIRANRLKTTRAALTAELAHAAPETGALSPDALRFQPGHDGRGPSLQAEPAFFAGGFEIQDEGSQLVTLLAGARPGQTVIDLCAGAGGKTLALAALMANQGRLFATDLDSRRLAPLHERLARSGASIVEIRIPRSRGHEPLADVEGQADLVVVDAPCTGSGTWRRNPDAKWRVRPGALAERIKDQAEVLARAGRLVRPGGRIAYVTCSVLPEENDGAVSAFLARHAGFSPVPLAQVLASEEGDFGPLARFATSHGLQLSPRRSGTDGFYLACVQRGA, from the coding sequence ATGACGCCCGCCGCCCGCATCAGCGCCGCCATCGAGGTGCTGGACGAAATCATCCAGCGCCGCCGCCCGGCTTCGGACGCGCTCAAGGACTGGGGCCTGTCGCGCCGCTTCGCGGGTTCGAAGGATCGTGCCGCCATCGCCTCGCTGGTCTATGACGCGCTGCGCCGGAAGTCGTCGAGCGCGTTCGCCATGGGCGCCGAGACGCCGCGCGCCCTGGTGCTCGGCATGCTCGCGCGCCTGCGCGGCCACAGCGTCGAGGAGATCGCGGCGCTTTGCTCGGGCGAGAACCACGCGCCGCTGCCGCTTTCGGCCGACGAGCGGGCGAGCCTCTCGACGCTGGCGTTCGACGGCGCGGCGGACTGGATCCGCGCCGACGTGCCGGAATGGCTCTGGCCGGCCTTCGCCACCGGTTTCGGGTCTGACGCCGTCGGGGAGGGCCAGGCCCTCGCCGGGCGCGCGCCGATCGACATCCGCGCCAACCGGCTGAAGACGACCCGCGCGGCGCTGACGGCGGAGCTCGCCCATGCCGCACCGGAGACGGGAGCGCTATCGCCGGACGCGCTGCGCTTCCAGCCCGGCCATGACGGGCGTGGCCCTTCGCTGCAGGCCGAACCGGCCTTCTTCGCCGGAGGCTTCGAGATCCAGGACGAAGGCTCGCAGCTTGTGACATTGCTGGCTGGCGCACGGCCGGGTCAGACGGTGATCGACCTTTGTGCCGGCGCCGGTGGCAAGACGCTGGCGCTGGCGGCGCTGATGGCCAATCAGGGGCGGCTCTTCGCGACCGATCTCGACAGCCGCCGTCTCGCACCGCTGCATGAGCGGCTGGCGCGCTCGGGCGCCAGCATTGTCGAGATCCGGATTCCGCGTTCGCGCGGCCATGAACCGCTGGCCGATGTCGAGGGGCAGGCCGATCTCGTGGTGGTTGACGCGCCCTGCACCGGCTCGGGCACCTGGCGGCGCAACCCGGATGCGAAATGGCGGGTGCGGCCGGGTGCGCTGGCCGAGCGCATCAAGGACCAGGCCGAGGTTCTGGCCCGCGCCGGCCGGCTGGTCAGGCCCGGCGGCCGGATCGCCTATGTCACCTGCTCGGTCCTGCCCGAGGAGAATGACGGGGCCGTCTCCGCTTTCCTGGCGCGACATGCCGGCTTCTCCCCTGTCCCGCTGGCGCAGGTGCTGGCGTCGGAGGAGGGGGACTTCGGCCCGCTGGCGCGCTTTGCGACCAGCCATGGCCTGCAGCTCTCGCCGCGACGCAGCGGAACTGACGGCTTCTACCTGGCCTGCGTCCAGCGCGGAGCCTGA
- a CDS encoding transporter substrate-binding domain-containing protein, translating into MKRLAILASGIALACAATLAALPALAQDSLAKIKEKGVLSVGVKNDYKPWGFLEPSGKIVGLEIDLAQAIADKIGVKLEMLPVIAANRMEFLKQGRIDMVIATMGDTAERRKIVGMVEPNYYAGATNVMAPKSAGLKTWADLKGRKVCAVQGAYYNRRVTQMYAPDLVVFPSVPDALNALQGNNCVAFLFDDTLIVSTLSGGDAKWAGYEMPLVSEDPQLWAIGIRLEDMDGPFGKLVKEMSVDWHKSGKLLELETKWGIKQSPYLIETNKKLKAAS; encoded by the coding sequence ATGAAACGTCTTGCCATTCTCGCGTCCGGCATTGCGCTTGCCTGCGCCGCGACGCTCGCCGCCCTTCCGGCCCTGGCCCAGGATTCCCTGGCCAAGATCAAGGAGAAGGGGGTCCTCTCCGTCGGCGTCAAGAACGACTACAAGCCCTGGGGCTTCCTCGAGCCATCCGGCAAGATCGTCGGGCTCGAGATCGATCTCGCCCAGGCCATCGCCGACAAGATCGGCGTCAAGCTGGAAATGCTGCCTGTGATCGCCGCCAACCGCATGGAGTTCCTGAAGCAGGGCCGCATCGATATGGTCATTGCGACAATGGGCGACACCGCCGAGCGCCGCAAGATCGTCGGCATGGTCGAGCCGAACTACTATGCGGGCGCGACCAATGTGATGGCGCCCAAGAGCGCCGGCCTGAAGACATGGGCCGACCTCAAGGGCCGCAAGGTCTGCGCCGTGCAGGGCGCTTACTACAACCGCCGCGTCACCCAGATGTATGCGCCCGACCTCGTGGTGTTCCCGTCCGTTCCTGACGCGCTGAATGCGCTGCAGGGCAACAACTGCGTCGCCTTCCTGTTCGACGACACGCTGATCGTCTCGACGCTCTCGGGCGGCGACGCCAAGTGGGCGGGCTACGAGATGCCGCTGGTTTCCGAGGATCCCCAGCTCTGGGCCATCGGCATCCGGCTTGAGGATATGGACGGCCCCTTCGGCAAGCTCGTCAAGGAGATGTCGGTCGACTGGCACAAGAGCGGCAAGCTGCTCGAGCTCGAGACCAAATGGGGCATCAAGCAGAGCCCGTACCTGATCGAGACCAACAAGAAGCTGAAGGCGGCGTCGTAG
- the guaA gene encoding glutamine-hydrolyzing GMP synthase: protein MTSETHHDSILIIDFGSQVTQLIARRIREIGVYCEIAPFQSASEAFQRLKPKGVIFSGGPASVPDAGSPRAPQEVFSTGLPVLGICYGQQTMAEQLGGKVESGHAAEFGRADVEIVTPSALFDGVWEEGGRYPVWMSHGDRVTQLPAGFTVKATSENAPYAVASDEARRFYSTMFHPEVVHTPDGGKLLRNFVVTICGCKPDWSMSAYRAEMQKKIREQVGTGRVICGLSGGVDSAVAAVLIHEAIGDQLTCVFVDHGLMRMNEAEEVVRLFRDHYNIPLVHVEAEELFLSELAKCGSDPEAKRKTIGRLFIDVFDAEAAKIGGADFLAQGTLYPDVIESVSFSGGPSVTIKSHHNVGGLPERMKMKLVEPLRELFKDEVRVLGRELGLPEAFVGRHPFPGPGLAIRCPGEITREKLDILRKADAIYLDEIRKAGLYDVIWQAFAVLLPVRTVGVMGDYRTYDHVCALRAVTSVDGMTADFYPYDMAFLGRTATRIINEVKGINRVVYDVTSKPPGTIEWE, encoded by the coding sequence ATGACGAGCGAAACTCACCACGACTCCATCCTCATCATCGACTTCGGTTCGCAGGTGACGCAGCTGATTGCGCGGCGCATCCGCGAGATCGGCGTCTATTGCGAGATCGCGCCGTTCCAGTCGGCCTCCGAGGCGTTCCAGCGGCTGAAGCCGAAGGGCGTGATCTTCTCGGGCGGCCCGGCCTCGGTGCCCGACGCAGGCTCGCCGCGCGCGCCGCAGGAGGTGTTCTCGACAGGGTTGCCGGTGCTGGGCATCTGCTATGGCCAGCAGACGATGGCCGAGCAGCTTGGCGGCAAGGTCGAGAGCGGGCATGCGGCCGAGTTCGGCCGCGCCGATGTCGAGATCGTCACGCCATCCGCCTTGTTCGACGGCGTCTGGGAGGAGGGCGGCCGCTATCCGGTCTGGATGAGCCATGGCGACCGCGTCACGCAGTTGCCCGCCGGCTTCACGGTCAAGGCGACCTCGGAGAACGCGCCCTATGCGGTGGCGAGCGACGAGGCGCGGCGCTTCTACTCCACCATGTTCCACCCCGAGGTCGTGCATACGCCCGATGGCGGCAAGCTCCTGCGCAATTTCGTCGTGACCATCTGTGGCTGCAAGCCGGACTGGAGCATGTCGGCCTATCGCGCCGAAATGCAGAAGAAGATCCGCGAGCAGGTCGGCACTGGCCGGGTCATTTGCGGCCTGTCGGGCGGCGTCGATTCCGCCGTTGCCGCCGTGCTGATCCATGAGGCGATCGGCGACCAGCTCACCTGCGTCTTCGTCGATCACGGGCTGATGCGGATGAACGAGGCGGAGGAGGTCGTCCGCCTGTTCCGCGACCACTACAACATCCCGCTCGTCCATGTCGAAGCTGAAGAGCTTTTCCTGTCGGAGCTGGCGAAATGCGGCTCGGACCCCGAGGCCAAGCGCAAGACTATCGGTCGGCTCTTCATCGACGTCTTCGATGCCGAGGCGGCCAAGATCGGCGGCGCGGACTTCCTGGCTCAGGGCACGCTGTATCCCGACGTGATCGAGAGCGTCTCGTTCAGCGGCGGGCCGTCGGTCACGATCAAGTCGCACCACAATGTCGGCGGGCTGCCCGAGCGCATGAAGATGAAGCTCGTCGAGCCGCTGCGCGAGCTTTTCAAGGATGAGGTCCGCGTGCTCGGCCGCGAACTCGGTCTGCCGGAGGCCTTCGTCGGGCGCCATCCCTTCCCGGGGCCGGGCCTCGCCATCCGCTGCCCCGGCGAGATCACCCGGGAGAAGCTCGACATCTTGCGCAAGGCGGATGCGATCTACCTCGACGAAATCCGCAAGGCCGGTCTCTACGATGTGATCTGGCAGGCCTTCGCCGTGCTGCTGCCGGTGCGCACCGTCGGCGTGATGGGCGACTATCGGACCTATGACCATGTCTGCGCGCTGCGCGCCGTGACCTCGGTCGACGGGATGACGGCGGATTTCTACCCCTACGACATGGCGTTCCTCGGCCGCACCGCGACCCGCATCATCAACGAGGTCAAGGGCATCAACCGCGTCGTCTACGACGTGACCAGCAAGCCGCCCGGCACGATCGAGTGGGAGTGA